Proteins from one Tsuneonella aeria genomic window:
- a CDS encoding alpha/beta hydrolase translates to MSDTGTDAERAARRRSIPDHAREATWTAADGHAIRRIDWHPASADAPRGSILFMAGRGDGYEKYLETLADWTGRGWRVTAADWRGQAGSGRLGADAITGHIADFGDWVGDLAALWADWAANTPAPHILAGHSMGGHIALRAVADGRLAPDAVILVAPMLGLHGPLPPAAMHAAARLAGSFGDLRRPAWKWSEKPGEPPVSRAHLLTHDAARYADELWWRAERPELVMGPGSWGWVVQAYASMRRLMAPGVLERVKMPVLILAAQNDKLVAYRAIAAAAARLPDCRLVTFGPESHHEILREVDAVRDRALAEIDSFLDSRAPPR, encoded by the coding sequence ATTAGCGATACTGGCACCGATGCCGAGCGTGCAGCGCGCCGCCGTTCGATACCTGACCACGCACGGGAAGCTACCTGGACTGCCGCCGATGGCCATGCGATCCGGCGGATCGACTGGCATCCGGCATCCGCGGATGCGCCGCGCGGGTCCATCCTGTTCATGGCCGGGCGGGGGGACGGATACGAGAAATACCTTGAAACCCTGGCGGACTGGACCGGGCGCGGCTGGCGCGTGACCGCCGCCGACTGGCGCGGCCAGGCCGGGTCCGGGCGCCTGGGGGCCGATGCGATCACCGGCCACATCGCGGATTTCGGGGATTGGGTGGGCGATCTTGCCGCCTTGTGGGCCGACTGGGCGGCCAACACGCCGGCTCCGCATATCCTGGCCGGCCATTCGATGGGCGGACATATTGCGTTGCGGGCCGTGGCGGACGGCCGCCTTGCCCCTGACGCGGTGATCCTGGTCGCCCCGATGCTGGGCCTTCACGGACCGCTTCCGCCCGCAGCCATGCATGCCGCCGCGCGCCTGGCGGGATCGTTCGGCGACCTCCGCCGCCCGGCCTGGAAGTGGAGCGAGAAGCCGGGCGAGCCCCCCGTTTCGCGCGCGCACCTGCTGACGCATGACGCCGCGCGCTATGCCGACGAACTGTGGTGGCGCGCCGAGCGGCCGGAATTGGTGATGGGTCCGGGAAGCTGGGGCTGGGTGGTGCAGGCCTATGCCTCCATGCGCCGCTTGATGGCGCCCGGCGTGCTAGAACGGGTAAAGATGCCGGTGCTGATCCTGGCGGCGCAGAACGACAAGCTGGTCGCTTACCGCGCGATTGCGGCGGCGGCCGCGCGCCTGCCCGATTGCCGCCTGGTCACTTTCGGCCCCGAATCGCATCACGAGATCTTGCGCGAGGTGGATGCGGTGCGCGACCGCGCGCTCGCGGAAATCGATTCCTTCCTCGATTCCAGGGCCCCACCGCGATGA
- a CDS encoding pilus assembly protein CpaE, which yields MNAPWKPSGNRDPFAAFICDETALDTLRPVVIEMGWKPEKCAKGGLRNAVQSLSVAASPNILMVDLSESGDPLNDINALAEVCEPGTVVIAIGQVNDVRLYRDLLASGIHDYLLKPLSASQLRDALTHAQAVFTAPKANDPDAVKRHISTAVVGTRGGVGASTLATSLAWLFSADHKLPTALLDLDVHFGTGALALDLEPGRGLTDAIDNPSRIDGLFIERAMIRANDNLAILSAEAPINAPLMTDGSAFVQLEEEFRHAFEMTVIDLPRNMLINFPHLLADVNVVVLAAEMTLASARDTIRILSWLKANAGHAQPIVVANKVQAGVAEISKADFEASIERQIDFMVPYDLKAAATAAKLGQTFVDASRSSKSSAAIRQIAERVIGTSDEEAIDGAATKKSLLGSFDFKSLLAKKEKVSARADA from the coding sequence ATGAATGCTCCTTGGAAACCGTCGGGCAACCGCGATCCGTTCGCCGCCTTCATCTGCGACGAGACCGCGCTCGATACCCTGCGCCCGGTCGTCATCGAGATGGGATGGAAGCCTGAAAAGTGCGCCAAGGGCGGACTGCGCAACGCGGTCCAGTCCCTGTCGGTGGCGGCGAGCCCCAACATCCTGATGGTCGACCTGTCGGAAAGCGGCGATCCGCTGAACGACATCAACGCCCTGGCCGAGGTGTGCGAGCCCGGCACGGTGGTGATCGCGATCGGCCAGGTGAACGACGTGCGCCTCTATCGCGACCTGCTCGCCAGCGGCATTCACGATTACCTGCTGAAGCCGCTGTCGGCCAGCCAGCTGCGCGACGCCCTGACCCACGCCCAGGCGGTCTTCACGGCGCCCAAGGCCAACGATCCCGACGCGGTGAAGCGCCACATCTCCACCGCGGTGGTGGGCACGCGCGGCGGTGTCGGGGCATCTACGCTGGCGACATCGCTGGCCTGGCTGTTCTCCGCCGACCACAAGCTGCCGACCGCCCTGCTGGACCTCGACGTCCACTTCGGGACCGGCGCGCTGGCGCTCGACCTCGAACCGGGCCGCGGCCTGACCGATGCGATCGACAACCCCAGCCGGATCGACGGCCTGTTCATCGAACGCGCGATGATCCGTGCGAACGACAACCTGGCGATCCTGTCAGCAGAGGCGCCGATCAACGCGCCCCTGATGACCGACGGCAGCGCGTTCGTGCAGCTGGAGGAAGAGTTCCGTCACGCGTTCGAAATGACGGTGATCGACCTGCCGCGGAACATGCTGATCAATTTCCCGCACCTGCTGGCCGACGTGAACGTCGTCGTCCTGGCGGCGGAAATGACGCTTGCCAGCGCGCGTGACACCATCCGCATCCTGAGCTGGCTGAAGGCCAATGCCGGGCACGCCCAGCCGATCGTGGTCGCCAACAAGGTCCAGGCCGGGGTCGCGGAAATCAGCAAGGCCGATTTCGAAGCCTCGATCGAACGCCAGATCGACTTCATGGTGCCCTATGATCTCAAGGCTGCTGCCACCGCGGCGAAGCTCGGCCAGACATTTGTCGACGCCAGCCGCTCCAGCAAGTCGAGCGCTGCGATCCGCCAGATCGCGGAGCGGGTGATCGGCACAAGCGACGAAGAAGCCATCGATGGCGCAGCGACCAAGAAGTCGCTGCTCGGCAGCTTCGACTTCAAGTCCTTGCTGGCCAAGAAGGAAAAGGTCTCCGCCCGCGCGGATGCCTGA
- a CDS encoding type II secretion system F family protein, with the protein MISNAPGPTLLGFDVIVVGTMLAAVAAFAMVLAIYAAVTVKDPMAKRVKALNARRDELKAGIVKANARKRTSLVRRTESTDKVKETLASMKVLQQSQVEVIQQKLAWAGYRNKELAVYVIGLRMVAPIVLGVLAFLLIYAANMFPDWGSMKRLMALTAAVGLGYKGPEIFLKNKAGKRTDAIRKGLPDALDLLVICAEAGLTVDAAFNRVAKELGRAYPELGDEFALTAIELSFLSERKMAFDNLAYRVNLEAVKGVVTTMVQTERYGTPLASALRVLSAEFRNERMMRAEEKAARLPAIMTVPLILFILPTLFIVILGPAACSIGDAFAAQG; encoded by the coding sequence ATGATCAGCAACGCACCCGGACCAACGCTTCTCGGCTTCGATGTCATTGTGGTGGGCACCATGCTCGCCGCGGTGGCCGCGTTCGCGATGGTGCTCGCCATCTATGCCGCCGTGACCGTGAAGGATCCGATGGCCAAGCGCGTCAAGGCGCTGAACGCCCGGCGCGACGAGCTCAAGGCCGGCATCGTCAAGGCCAACGCGCGCAAGCGCACCAGCCTCGTCCGCCGCACCGAGTCCACCGACAAGGTCAAGGAAACGCTCGCCAGCATGAAAGTGCTGCAGCAGAGCCAGGTCGAAGTCATCCAGCAGAAGCTCGCCTGGGCCGGTTACCGCAACAAGGAACTGGCGGTCTATGTCATCGGCCTGCGGATGGTCGCGCCGATCGTGCTGGGCGTCCTTGCGTTTCTCCTCATCTACGCGGCAAACATGTTCCCCGACTGGGGCAGCATGAAGCGCCTGATGGCGCTCACCGCGGCGGTCGGCCTGGGCTACAAGGGCCCTGAAATTTTCCTCAAGAACAAGGCCGGCAAGCGGACCGACGCGATCCGCAAGGGCCTGCCCGACGCGCTCGACCTCCTGGTCATCTGCGCCGAAGCCGGCCTGACCGTGGACGCCGCGTTCAACCGGGTGGCCAAGGAACTCGGCCGGGCATATCCCGAGCTTGGCGACGAATTCGCCCTCACGGCGATCGAGTTGTCCTTCCTCAGCGAACGGAAGATGGCGTTCGATAACCTCGCCTACCGCGTGAACCTGGAAGCGGTGAAGGGCGTCGTCACCACGATGGTCCAGACCGAACGCTACGGCACCCCGCTGGCGTCGGCGCTGCGCGTGCTGTCGGCCGAATTCCGCAACGAGCGGATGATGCGGGCGGAAGAAAAGGCTGCGCGGCTTCCTGCGATCATGACCGTGCCGCTGATCCTGTTCATCCTTCCCACGCTGTTCATCGTCATCCTGGGCCCGGCAGCCTGCTCCATCGGCGACGCGTTCGCAGCGCAGGGGTAG
- a CDS encoding NAD(P)/FAD-dependent oxidoreductase: protein MSESFDIAIVGAGMAGASLAAELGAHGAGRVVLLEAEDRPGYHATGRSAAFWEECYGGPDVVPLTLASGPWLRERGFLSNRGALYVGRAGDEPALDAFMARFAHSGVHIERLDRTGIERRIPGVRPIVTGAVWEPACADIDVAGVHQHYLSAARRAGVALHTRARVVTARRAGGRWTVGTADGRSFQAATLVNAAGAWADALAAIAGARALGIQPLRRTVVQLRTDPPPPADLPLVLDIDGQFYFKPESGRLWLSPHDETPSAACDAAPEELAVAEAIDRFEQVVDWRVSAVERKWAGLRSFAPDRLPVYGFDPRVEGLFWFAGQGGFGIQTAPAAARLGAQLLLGLPKDAMTERIDPARYDPARF from the coding sequence ATGAGCGAGTCGTTCGATATCGCCATCGTCGGCGCTGGCATGGCCGGGGCCAGCCTCGCCGCGGAACTGGGCGCGCACGGTGCAGGCCGGGTGGTCCTGCTGGAAGCGGAGGACCGCCCCGGCTACCACGCCACCGGCCGGTCCGCGGCGTTCTGGGAGGAATGCTACGGCGGGCCGGACGTGGTGCCGCTGACGCTCGCCTCCGGCCCCTGGCTTCGCGAGCGCGGATTCCTCAGCAATCGCGGCGCGCTCTATGTCGGCCGGGCCGGGGACGAACCGGCGCTCGACGCATTCATGGCGCGCTTCGCGCACAGCGGTGTCCATATCGAACGGCTGGACCGCACGGGGATCGAGCGGCGAATCCCCGGTGTCCGGCCGATCGTGACGGGCGCAGTGTGGGAACCTGCCTGCGCGGATATCGACGTGGCAGGGGTTCATCAGCACTACCTCTCGGCCGCACGGCGCGCCGGGGTCGCCCTGCATACGCGCGCGCGCGTGGTCACAGCCCGGCGGGCCGGGGGGCGATGGACGGTGGGGACGGCGGACGGGCGATCTTTCCAGGCCGCCACGCTGGTCAACGCGGCCGGCGCCTGGGCGGACGCGCTGGCCGCGATCGCAGGGGCGCGGGCGCTTGGCATCCAGCCCCTGCGCCGCACCGTGGTCCAGCTCCGCACCGACCCTCCGCCGCCGGCCGACCTGCCTCTCGTCCTCGACATCGATGGGCAGTTCTATTTCAAGCCCGAAAGCGGCCGCCTGTGGTTGAGCCCGCACGACGAGACGCCGAGCGCGGCGTGCGACGCCGCCCCGGAGGAGCTCGCGGTGGCCGAGGCGATCGACCGGTTCGAGCAGGTTGTCGACTGGCGGGTCAGCGCGGTCGAGCGAAAGTGGGCAGGGCTGCGCAGCTTCGCCCCCGATCGCCTGCCGGTCTACGGGTTCGATCCGCGCGTGGAGGGCCTGTTCTGGTTTGCCGGGCAAGGGGGGTTCGGCATCCAGACGGCGCCCGCCGCGGCGCGCCTGGGGGCGCAACTGCTGCTCGGATTGCCGAAAGACGCGATGACCGAACGGATCGACCCGGCGCGTTACGACCCGGCGCGTTTCTAG
- a CDS encoding type II and III secretion system protein family protein, producing the protein MHTVRSIRERSFHSRGNPMKRHFSATLLMAGIAAAPLAGLPALPANAQETIAPSRDINLSIGRGELIAVPGAMADVFVANDAVADVQVKSERQLYLFGKSGGVTTVYASNRAGAIIWSANVRVGSNIDSVDQMLALAMPEAKVNVATMGTNTFLLTGTVAAPEDAAEAERLVQAFVGDEANVITRLKTATPLQVNLQVKFAEVSRSLVREIGANLTSIDGTGGFQFGVGRGRAGFAPNFRPGTVTGIGSATKSYIPDPNNPGQFIEVAATAVNPLAGATSLAGVGKLFGVDILGALDLAERVGLVTTLSQPNLTALSGETADFLAGGEFPIPISQGLGSTSIEYRKYGVSLAYTPTVLANGRISMRVRPEVSELSAQGAVTLNGFQIPALTIRRAETTIELGSGQSFMIAGLMSNNAQNTIDKAPGLGDVPILGNLFRSTSFRKGETELVIIVTPYLVNPVNDGDIRLPTDGFSAPREAARLFGMQETDGVSGASRPGPTAVEGTVPAAPAVTPVSPQAILQAQPARPDAKKRRKDRRASNDTAAAAPGFSF; encoded by the coding sequence ATGCACACCGTTCGATCCATTCGCGAACGCAGCTTTCATTCGAGGGGCAATCCCATGAAGCGCCACTTTTCCGCAACGCTGCTGATGGCGGGCATCGCCGCGGCGCCGCTCGCCGGGCTTCCCGCCCTGCCGGCGAACGCCCAGGAAACCATCGCACCCAGCAGGGATATCAACCTGTCGATCGGTCGCGGCGAGTTGATCGCCGTCCCCGGCGCCATGGCCGACGTCTTCGTCGCCAACGACGCCGTGGCCGACGTCCAGGTCAAGTCCGAACGCCAGCTCTACCTGTTCGGCAAGTCCGGCGGCGTGACCACGGTCTATGCCAGCAACCGGGCCGGGGCGATCATCTGGTCCGCCAACGTGCGGGTCGGTTCCAACATCGACAGCGTGGACCAGATGCTGGCCCTCGCGATGCCCGAAGCGAAGGTCAACGTGGCCACCATGGGCACCAACACCTTCCTGCTGACCGGCACCGTCGCGGCGCCGGAGGATGCGGCCGAGGCTGAACGCCTGGTCCAGGCCTTCGTGGGCGACGAAGCCAATGTCATCACCCGGCTGAAGACGGCGACCCCGCTCCAGGTCAATCTGCAAGTAAAGTTCGCCGAGGTCAGCCGATCGCTTGTCCGCGAGATCGGCGCCAACCTCACCAGCATCGACGGCACCGGCGGCTTCCAGTTCGGTGTCGGCCGCGGCCGCGCCGGCTTTGCGCCCAATTTCCGGCCCGGCACGGTGACCGGGATCGGCAGCGCGACGAAATCCTACATCCCGGATCCCAACAACCCGGGCCAGTTCATCGAAGTCGCCGCGACGGCCGTGAACCCGCTGGCCGGGGCCACTTCACTTGCCGGTGTCGGCAAGCTGTTCGGCGTCGACATCCTCGGCGCTCTGGACCTGGCTGAACGGGTCGGCCTGGTGACGACGCTGTCGCAGCCCAACCTGACCGCCCTTTCGGGCGAGACGGCGGACTTCCTGGCGGGCGGCGAATTCCCGATCCCGATCAGCCAGGGGCTCGGCTCCACCTCGATCGAGTACCGGAAATACGGTGTCAGCCTGGCCTATACCCCCACGGTGCTGGCCAACGGCCGCATCTCCATGCGCGTCCGTCCGGAAGTATCGGAGCTTTCCGCACAGGGCGCGGTCACGCTCAACGGCTTCCAGATCCCGGCGCTGACCATCCGGCGCGCCGAAACGACCATCGAGCTCGGCAGCGGCCAGAGCTTCATGATCGCCGGCCTGATGAGCAACAACGCGCAGAACACGATCGACAAGGCCCCGGGCCTGGGCGACGTGCCGATCCTGGGCAACCTGTTCCGCTCCACCAGCTTCCGCAAGGGCGAAACCGAACTGGTCATCATCGTCACGCCGTACCTGGTGAACCCGGTCAACGACGGCGACATCCGCCTGCCGACCGACGGGTTCAGCGCCCCGCGCGAGGCCGCCCGGCTGTTCGGGATGCAGGAAACCGACGGCGTCAGCGGGGCGAGCCGTCCCGGGCCCACCGCGGTCGAAGGCACCGTTCCGGCGGCCCCCGCGGTCACCCCGGTTTCCCCGCAGGCGATCCTGCAGGCGCAACCGGCAAGGCCCGACGCGAAGAAGCGCCGCAAGGACCGCCGCGCCAGCAACGACACGGCCGCAGCCGCCCCTGGCTTCAGTTTCTGA
- the cpaB gene encoding Flp pilus assembly protein CpaB, which yields MDRKKLLLLVGALAIAIVTAMMARSMFAGASAPQAEAAPAPKGPKVLVAQRVLPTGTIITADAIGFQPWPQELVKDAYFIEGSSDVSKLLGTVVRFPVTAGEPVTQGSLVAPGDRGFLAAALGPGMRAVTVPVSANTGVGGFVFPGDRVDLVLTQTVKGGDENSALRASETILRNLRVLATDQSTTQETVEGKTVVKGFRTVTIEVTPKIAEKVAVAQTIGTLSLSLRSIADSQTELERAIAQGDVKIPDGASPQQEAKILRDAMNRPSEGATTYQTGGDVSRFQRRTVGVSAPAAAAAPVAVMPGYVRPVAPRSTVTVTRGKNASTVAITPGGQVLDVQAGAVASGGQVVAGTVGMMP from the coding sequence ATGGACAGGAAGAAGCTGCTGCTGCTGGTCGGCGCTCTGGCGATCGCCATCGTAACCGCGATGATGGCGCGGAGCATGTTTGCCGGGGCCTCCGCCCCGCAGGCCGAGGCGGCACCCGCGCCCAAGGGGCCGAAGGTTCTCGTCGCCCAGCGCGTGCTGCCGACCGGCACCATCATCACCGCCGATGCGATCGGTTTCCAGCCCTGGCCGCAAGAGCTGGTGAAGGACGCCTATTTCATCGAAGGTTCGTCCGACGTTTCGAAGCTGCTCGGCACCGTGGTCCGCTTCCCCGTCACCGCGGGTGAGCCGGTCACGCAGGGCTCGCTCGTCGCGCCGGGGGATCGAGGCTTCCTGGCCGCGGCGCTCGGCCCCGGCATGCGCGCCGTTACCGTGCCCGTGTCGGCCAACACCGGCGTCGGCGGCTTCGTCTTTCCGGGCGACCGGGTCGACCTGGTGCTGACGCAGACGGTCAAGGGCGGTGATGAGAACAGCGCCCTGCGCGCATCGGAAACCATCCTGCGCAACCTGCGCGTGCTGGCGACCGACCAGTCGACCACGCAGGAAACGGTCGAGGGCAAGACCGTGGTCAAGGGCTTCCGCACGGTCACCATCGAAGTGACCCCCAAGATCGCGGAGAAAGTGGCCGTGGCACAGACCATCGGCACGCTCAGCCTCTCCCTGCGCTCGATCGCCGACAGCCAGACGGAACTGGAGCGCGCGATCGCCCAGGGCGACGTGAAGATTCCCGACGGCGCCTCGCCGCAGCAGGAAGCCAAGATCCTGCGCGACGCGATGAACCGGCCGAGCGAAGGCGCGACGACCTACCAGACAGGTGGCGACGTATCCCGCTTCCAGCGCCGCACGGTCGGCGTGTCGGCCCCGGCGGCTGCCGCAGCGCCCGTCGCCGTGATGCCCGGATACGTCCGCCCGGTCGCCCCGCGCTCAACCGTTACGGTCACCCGGGGCAAGAACGCCTCCACCGTGGCCATCACGCCCGGCGGACAAGTGCTCGATGTCCAGGCGGGCGCGGTTGCCAGCGGCGGCCAGGTGGTCGCCGGCACCGTCGGCATGATGCCGTGA
- a CDS encoding crotonase/enoyl-CoA hydratase family protein: protein MSSRDQIGYAVEGRVALITLNRPDKMNAFTRTMMAEIIAAMDEADADDRVRAVVFTGAGDRAFCAGADLTPEGGGHVFSDPDTVDDLSDERVRDGGGRLTLRLFNATKPLISACNGVAVGVGATMQLPMDMRLAADNARFGFVFARRGITPEAASSWFLPRLVGMQTALEWCMTGRLFDAQEALSRGLVRSIHPQAELLGSAMALAEEIAANTSAVSVAMTRAMLWRLSAAEHPMMAHRVDSRAIYRLSRSADAREGVASFLEKRAPDYPDTVTADMPDFYPWWDEPHYR from the coding sequence ATGAGCAGTCGTGACCAGATCGGGTATGCCGTCGAAGGGCGGGTGGCGCTGATCACGCTCAACCGTCCGGACAAGATGAACGCCTTCACCCGCACGATGATGGCCGAAATCATCGCCGCGATGGACGAGGCGGACGCCGACGACCGGGTGCGCGCCGTCGTGTTCACCGGTGCGGGTGACCGCGCATTCTGCGCCGGAGCGGACCTGACGCCGGAGGGTGGGGGGCATGTTTTCTCCGATCCCGATACGGTGGACGACCTGTCGGACGAACGGGTGCGGGACGGGGGCGGGCGGCTGACGCTGCGGCTGTTCAATGCCACCAAGCCGCTGATTTCCGCCTGCAACGGCGTGGCGGTGGGCGTGGGCGCAACGATGCAGCTTCCCATGGACATGCGGCTGGCGGCCGACAACGCGCGGTTCGGCTTCGTCTTCGCCCGGAGGGGGATCACGCCCGAAGCCGCATCGAGCTGGTTCCTGCCCCGGCTTGTCGGCATGCAGACCGCGCTCGAATGGTGCATGACCGGGCGCCTGTTCGATGCGCAGGAGGCACTGTCGCGGGGCCTCGTCCGCTCCATCCACCCGCAGGCCGAATTGCTGGGATCGGCCATGGCCCTGGCGGAGGAGATCGCCGCAAATACTTCGGCGGTCTCGGTCGCGATGACGCGGGCGATGCTCTGGCGGCTGTCCGCGGCGGAGCATCCGATGATGGCCCACCGGGTCGATAGCCGGGCGATCTACCGCCTCAGCCGCAGCGCGGACGCGCGCGAAGGTGTCGCCAGCTTCCTGGAAAAGCGCGCGCCCGATTATCCGGACACAGTCACGGCGGACATGCCGGATTTCTATCCCTGGTGGGATGAACCGCACTATCGTTGA
- a CDS encoding type II secretion system F family protein, whose translation MSIFQMLLFAFGLMGVLALGYSALSGPSSSKEGMRRLQAVRYRHSESTDTKVESQLKKAIAARKPMAFKVAGSGSRLDALAVRLDRTGKGWTLTHYLYGSVGIALVITVIIFLRTGAPLLSLMIGMFAGAGLPHFIVNYFIKRRTAQFNAKFPDAIELLVRGLRSGLPVTETLGVVAQEVPGPVGVEFKAITDRIKVGRTMEDALNVTGDRLGIPEFNFFCITLAIQRETGGNLAETLSNLADVLRKRAQMKLKIRAMSSESKASAYIVGSLPFIVFFMIWWINPSYLEGFFSDDRLIVAGLVGAVWMAIGAFIMAKMVNFEI comes from the coding sequence ATGAGCATTTTCCAGATGCTGCTGTTTGCGTTCGGGCTGATGGGCGTCCTCGCCCTCGGCTATTCCGCGCTATCGGGGCCTTCCTCTTCCAAGGAAGGCATGCGGCGGCTCCAGGCCGTGCGCTACCGGCACTCCGAAAGCACCGACACCAAGGTCGAATCGCAGCTCAAGAAGGCGATCGCCGCGCGCAAGCCGATGGCCTTCAAGGTCGCCGGCTCGGGCTCGCGCCTCGATGCGCTGGCGGTGCGGCTTGATCGCACGGGTAAGGGCTGGACGCTCACGCACTACTTGTACGGGTCCGTCGGCATCGCGCTGGTGATCACGGTGATCATCTTTCTGCGGACCGGAGCGCCGCTGCTTTCGCTCATGATCGGCATGTTCGCCGGCGCGGGCCTTCCCCACTTCATCGTCAACTATTTCATCAAGCGCCGCACCGCGCAGTTCAACGCCAAGTTCCCCGACGCCATCGAGCTGCTCGTTCGCGGCCTGCGTTCGGGCCTGCCGGTCACTGAAACGCTCGGCGTGGTCGCGCAGGAAGTTCCGGGGCCCGTGGGGGTGGAATTCAAGGCGATCACCGACCGCATCAAGGTCGGGCGCACGATGGAAGACGCGTTGAACGTGACCGGCGATCGGCTCGGCATCCCCGAATTCAACTTCTTCTGCATCACCCTTGCCATCCAGCGCGAAACCGGCGGCAACCTGGCAGAAACGCTTTCGAACCTGGCCGACGTGCTGCGCAAGCGGGCGCAGATGAAGCTGAAGATCCGCGCGATGAGTTCGGAATCGAAGGCTTCGGCCTACATCGTGGGATCGCTTCCCTTCATCGTGTTCTTCATGATCTGGTGGATCAACCCGAGCTATCTCGAAGGGTTCTTCAGCGACGACCGTCTGATCGTGGCGGGTCTGGTCGGCGCGGTGTGGATGGCGATCGGCGCGTTCATCATGGCCAAGATGGTCAATTTCGAAATCTAG
- a CDS encoding CpaD family pilus assembly protein codes for MTIKRTFAGTLALGVGLALSGCNSPASVANRSLDSVNQPVVARTSYTLDLNTGYDGLPFSEQQRLAGWFDTMNLRYGDRIAVEDPQSSGVTRDAVAAIAARHGLLLSDGAPITPGQVQPGTARVVITRLTASVPGCPDWSKKYDRNYANATSPGYGCAVNSNIAAMVANPEDLLRGQASNGETVIMSSTKAIDTFRKKPNTGAGELKSPGTGGEN; via the coding sequence ATGACCATCAAACGCACATTTGCGGGCACCCTCGCCCTCGGCGTCGGACTGGCACTGTCGGGTTGCAATTCGCCGGCCTCGGTCGCCAACCGCAGCCTCGATAGCGTCAACCAGCCGGTTGTTGCCCGGACCAGCTATACGCTGGACCTGAACACCGGGTATGACGGCCTGCCCTTCAGCGAACAGCAGCGCCTAGCCGGCTGGTTCGATACGATGAACCTGCGTTATGGCGACCGCATCGCGGTCGAGGATCCGCAGTCCAGTGGCGTGACGCGCGACGCGGTGGCCGCGATCGCCGCGCGCCACGGCCTGCTGCTGTCCGACGGCGCACCGATCACCCCGGGCCAGGTCCAGCCAGGGACGGCCCGCGTGGTGATCACGCGGCTGACGGCGTCGGTCCCGGGATGCCCGGACTGGTCCAAGAAATACGACCGGAACTACGCCAACGCCACGTCGCCAGGCTACGGCTGCGCGGTCAACAGCAACATCGCCGCAATGGTCGCCAATCCGGAAGACCTCCTGCGCGGCCAGGCGAGCAATGGCGAGACCGTCATCATGAGCTCGACCAAGGCGATCGATACCTTCCGCAAGAAACCAAACACCGGCGCGGGCGAGCTGAAGTCGCCCGGCACGGGCGGGGAGAACTAA
- a CDS encoding A24 family peptidase yields MLGGYLHYGLLVALAIALLVAAFTDLRRRQIDNSLNAGIALAAPLFWWASGKSLWPDVAWQLAVAAGAFAVFAAMFAMKWMGGGDVKLLTALALWIDPEWFLRLLVVMALVGGLLTIVMGAWHVARRQRERLAIPYGVAIAIAGLWVIGAHYIPVAQGALVG; encoded by the coding sequence ATGCTGGGCGGATATCTGCACTACGGGCTGCTCGTGGCCCTTGCAATCGCGCTGCTGGTCGCCGCGTTTACCGACTTGCGCCGCCGTCAGATCGACAACTCGCTCAATGCCGGGATCGCCCTTGCCGCCCCCCTGTTCTGGTGGGCCAGCGGCAAGTCGCTGTGGCCGGACGTCGCCTGGCAACTGGCCGTCGCGGCCGGCGCCTTCGCCGTTTTCGCCGCGATGTTCGCCATGAAATGGATGGGCGGCGGCGACGTGAAGCTGCTGACGGCGCTGGCGTTGTGGATCGATCCCGAATGGTTCCTGCGGCTGCTGGTCGTCATGGCGCTCGTCGGCGGGCTGCTGACCATCGTGATGGGCGCCTGGCACGTCGCCCGGCGGCAGCGCGAGCGGCTGGCAATCCCGTACGGCGTGGCGATCGCAATCGCCGGTCTGTGGGTGATCGGCGCCCATTACATCCCGGTCGCGCAAGGGGCGCTGGTCGGATGA
- a CDS encoding MarR family winged helix-turn-helix transcriptional regulator produces MDPDTPQSRLADFLPYQLSVTSNAVSTRIAEVYRTRFGLRIAEWRVMAVLGDSGARTQRDLAGATLMDKVAVNRACRGLEDRGLASRTANARDGRSHHLELTEEGRAMHGRIMPLALEMEAQLFDGFSAAEREQFRILLARTRDAVGDLDPDAGAAIAAGGAAD; encoded by the coding sequence ATGGACCCGGACACGCCCCAAAGCCGCCTGGCGGATTTCCTCCCCTACCAACTGTCGGTGACGTCGAACGCGGTCAGCACGCGGATCGCGGAAGTCTATCGCACCCGCTTCGGGCTGCGCATCGCCGAATGGCGGGTGATGGCGGTGCTGGGCGATTCCGGCGCGCGGACCCAGCGCGATCTTGCCGGGGCCACGCTCATGGACAAAGTCGCGGTAAACCGGGCGTGCAGGGGGCTGGAAGACCGCGGCCTCGCCTCGCGCACCGCGAACGCCAGGGACGGCCGTTCCCACCACCTCGAATTGACCGAGGAAGGGCGGGCCATGCACGGCCGGATCATGCCGCTGGCGCTGGAAATGGAAGCCCAGCTTTTCGACGGCTTCTCCGCTGCCGAGCGCGAACAGTTCCGCATTCTCCTTGCCCGCACGCGGGACGCGGTCGGCGACCTCGATCCCGATGCCGGCGCGGCAATCGCGGCCGGCGGGGCGGCCGACTGA